The Ruania alba genome has a window encoding:
- a CDS encoding glycoside hydrolase family 3 N-terminal domain-containing protein, which produces MTLHADAATQEIWRDTSATVTERVDGLIAALTLEEKAAQLVGLWVGANAETGDVAPQQSEMAGDPVVWAQAIRHGLGQLTRPFGTVPVDPEGGARALAASQRDIMATSRFGIPAQVHEECLAGFAAWRATAYPVPPSWGATFDPDLVAQMAATIGATMRSAGIHQGLAPVLDVTRDYRWGRTEETIAEDPYLVAAVGAAYVHGLESSGVVATLKHFPGYSASRAGRNLAPVSMGPRELADVILPPFEAALRHGGARSVMHSYTEIDGVPSAADEGLLTDLLRQQWGFDGTVVADYFGVRFLQALHGVAGNLGEAAGLALTAGVDVELPSGDAYLQPLVDAVRGGNVPESLLDRALGRVLAQKIELGLLDPDYAPEPTGRVVLDDAEGRDLALRLAREAVVLVANDGVLPLAADAGVAVVGPLADDPYAMLGCYSFPAHVGVRHPDHEIGIDIPTVRAALAARADVQYSRGVDVTDPDTTGIATAVAAAEAAGVCVAVVGDRSGLFGRGTSGEGCDAPDLALPGKQRDLVEAVLATGTPVVIVVLSGRPYALGDLADRASAVVQAFFPGQCGGEAIAEILTGETEPSGRLPLGIPRDPGSQPGTYLTAKLGQASGVSNLDPTPAFAFGHGLSYTSFAWSDARVVSDGDWASDGVASVAVTVRNTGDRPGTEIVQLYLHDPVAQVTRPVVRLIGFARVPLEPGESASVRFDVPADVTSFTGRDLQRIVEPGRMQLRLARSAADTEAALDLDMVGPTRAVGYDRALFTTVRR; this is translated from the coding sequence ATGACGCTGCACGCCGACGCCGCCACCCAGGAGATCTGGAGAGACACCTCGGCCACGGTCACCGAACGGGTGGACGGACTGATCGCGGCACTCACCCTGGAGGAGAAGGCCGCGCAGCTCGTCGGCCTCTGGGTCGGCGCGAACGCCGAGACCGGTGACGTTGCCCCGCAGCAGTCCGAGATGGCCGGCGACCCCGTCGTCTGGGCGCAGGCGATCAGACACGGCCTCGGTCAGCTGACCCGACCATTCGGCACCGTCCCGGTGGACCCCGAGGGCGGTGCGCGGGCGCTGGCCGCCTCCCAGCGAGACATCATGGCCACCAGCCGGTTCGGGATCCCTGCCCAGGTGCACGAGGAGTGCCTCGCCGGCTTCGCCGCCTGGCGCGCCACCGCCTACCCCGTCCCACCCAGCTGGGGCGCCACCTTCGACCCGGACCTGGTGGCACAGATGGCCGCCACGATCGGTGCCACGATGCGCTCGGCGGGCATCCACCAGGGCCTCGCCCCGGTGCTCGACGTCACCCGCGACTACCGGTGGGGCCGCACCGAGGAGACCATCGCCGAGGACCCGTACCTGGTGGCCGCGGTGGGCGCCGCCTACGTGCACGGCCTGGAGTCATCGGGCGTGGTCGCCACCCTCAAGCACTTCCCCGGTTACTCCGCCTCCCGCGCCGGACGCAACCTCGCCCCGGTCTCGATGGGCCCCCGCGAGCTCGCCGACGTGATCTTGCCCCCGTTCGAGGCCGCGCTCCGGCACGGTGGCGCCCGCTCCGTGATGCACTCCTACACCGAGATCGACGGTGTCCCGTCCGCGGCCGACGAAGGTCTCCTCACCGATTTGTTGCGTCAGCAGTGGGGCTTCGACGGCACCGTGGTGGCCGACTACTTCGGGGTCCGCTTCCTGCAGGCATTGCACGGTGTGGCGGGGAACCTGGGCGAGGCCGCCGGACTGGCGCTCACCGCCGGTGTGGACGTCGAGCTCCCCTCCGGGGATGCCTATCTGCAGCCCCTGGTGGACGCCGTCCGCGGCGGGAACGTCCCGGAGTCGCTGCTGGACCGAGCGCTCGGCCGGGTGCTGGCGCAGAAGATCGAGCTCGGCCTGCTCGATCCCGACTACGCCCCCGAACCGACGGGCCGCGTGGTGCTCGACGATGCCGAGGGTCGCGATCTGGCGCTGCGCCTCGCCCGGGAAGCGGTGGTGCTGGTGGCCAACGACGGCGTCCTGCCCCTGGCCGCAGACGCCGGCGTTGCCGTGGTCGGTCCGCTCGCCGACGACCCCTACGCCATGCTTGGCTGCTACTCCTTCCCCGCGCACGTGGGGGTACGGCACCCCGACCATGAGATCGGAATCGACATCCCCACCGTGCGCGCCGCCCTCGCCGCACGCGCCGACGTCCAGTACTCCCGTGGCGTGGACGTCACCGACCCCGACACCACCGGCATCGCCACGGCAGTGGCCGCTGCCGAAGCGGCCGGTGTGTGCGTGGCAGTGGTGGGTGACCGGTCCGGCCTGTTCGGACGCGGCACCTCCGGCGAAGGGTGCGACGCCCCGGACCTGGCCCTGCCCGGCAAGCAGCGCGACCTCGTGGAGGCCGTGCTTGCCACCGGAACTCCCGTCGTCATCGTCGTGCTCAGCGGCCGCCCGTACGCCCTCGGCGACCTCGCGGACCGGGCGAGCGCCGTCGTCCAGGCGTTCTTCCCCGGCCAGTGCGGCGGCGAGGCGATCGCCGAGATCCTCACCGGCGAGACAGAGCCGTCCGGGCGGCTGCCGCTCGGCATTCCGCGCGATCCCGGCAGCCAGCCCGGTACCTACCTGACCGCCAAGCTGGGGCAGGCCTCCGGGGTCTCGAACCTTGATCCCACGCCTGCCTTCGCCTTCGGGCACGGACTGTCCTACACGAGCTTCGCCTGGAGCGATGCCCGTGTCGTCTCCGACGGTGACTGGGCCAGCGACGGCGTCGCCTCGGTGGCAGTGACGGTCCGCAACACCGGCGACCGCCCCGGCACCGAGATCGTTCAGCTGTACCTGCATGACCCGGTCGCGCAGGTGACGCGGCCGGTGGTCCGGCTGATCGGATTCGCCCGGGTGCCGCTGGAGCCGGGGGAGTCCGCCTCCGTCAGGTTCGACGTCCCCGCCGACGTCACCAGCTTCACCGGCCGAGACCTGCAGCGGATCGTCGAACCCGGGCGGATGCAGTTACGCCTCGCCCGCTCTGCCGCCGACACCGAGGCCGCGCTCGACCTCGACATGGTCGGCCCCACCCGTGCGGTCGGGTACGACCGCGCACTCTTCACGACCGTTCGGAGGTGA
- a CDS encoding LacI family DNA-binding transcriptional regulator — MTEQPRATIASIAAEAGVSVPTVSKVLNGRSDVAAATRARVEQAVSRTGYRRRSRGPVHAGPPMIDLVFHEITNEWSMEIIKAVEETAGATGAGMVLSELGGRHRPAQDWLDNVLARRPLGVILVLARLTDAQHDQLESRQIPSVVVDTDGEPRPGVPAVGSTNWDGGLAATKHLIDLGHRRIAVISGQPDVLCSRARVDGYRSALERADIAYDPALVRWGDFYIWRGEAHARDLLSREDRPTAIFAGSDMQAVGVLRAARDLGLRVPEDLSVVGYDDLPIASWYSPRLTTVHQPLRQMAATATQMLLTLSRGEQPPALRVDLATELVVRESTAPPP, encoded by the coding sequence ATGACGGAGCAGCCACGGGCGACGATCGCGTCGATCGCCGCTGAAGCCGGCGTGTCGGTGCCGACCGTCTCGAAGGTGCTGAACGGACGTTCCGACGTGGCCGCCGCCACCCGCGCCCGAGTGGAACAGGCGGTGAGCAGGACCGGATACCGGCGCCGCAGTCGCGGCCCGGTGCACGCGGGCCCGCCGATGATCGACCTGGTCTTCCACGAGATCACCAACGAGTGGTCGATGGAGATCATCAAGGCCGTGGAGGAGACCGCCGGCGCCACCGGCGCAGGGATGGTGCTCTCCGAGCTGGGCGGCCGGCACCGCCCCGCACAGGACTGGCTCGACAACGTGCTCGCGCGCCGCCCGCTCGGCGTGATCCTCGTGCTCGCCCGCCTCACCGACGCCCAGCACGATCAGCTGGAGTCCCGCCAGATCCCCTCGGTCGTCGTGGATACCGACGGCGAACCTCGCCCCGGCGTTCCGGCTGTCGGGTCGACGAACTGGGACGGCGGTCTGGCAGCAACCAAACACCTCATCGACCTGGGGCACCGTCGGATCGCGGTGATCTCCGGCCAGCCGGACGTGCTCTGCTCACGCGCCCGGGTAGACGGGTACCGCAGTGCACTCGAGCGGGCGGACATCGCCTACGACCCCGCCCTGGTGCGCTGGGGCGACTTCTACATCTGGCGCGGCGAAGCGCACGCCCGCGACCTGCTCAGCCGCGAGGATCGACCCACCGCCATCTTCGCGGGCTCAGACATGCAGGCAGTCGGGGTGCTCCGTGCCGCCCGCGACCTCGGGCTCCGGGTACCGGAGGACCTCTCCGTAGTGGGCTATGACGATCTGCCGATCGCTTCCTGGTACTCCCCCAGGCTCACCACCGTGCACCAGCCACTCCGGCAGATGGCGGCCACCGCCACCCAGATGCTGCTCACCCTCTCCCGGGGCGAGCAGCCACCGGCGCTGCGGGTGGACCTGGCGACCGAACTGGTGGTGCGAGAGAGCACCGCACCGCCACCCTGA
- a CDS encoding DUF6326 family protein, protein MTTLPTESRPLEAAGRRGSPRRLVSALWLFVILCYLYCDVLGFYYEPHLRELLAGQVGSIAVTQGFLLGSAVLMTIPMAMTLVSRVAPHSVARWATVGAAGFMTIVQAASLLVGSNTLHYLYFSVIEIATTGFLAYYAAFRWRGDRSGEG, encoded by the coding sequence ATGACGACCCTCCCCACCGAATCCCGACCGCTCGAGGCCGCAGGCCGCCGGGGCAGCCCACGACGGCTGGTGTCAGCGCTCTGGCTGTTCGTGATCCTGTGCTACCTCTACTGCGACGTGCTCGGCTTCTACTACGAGCCACACCTGCGTGAGCTGCTCGCGGGTCAGGTCGGCTCGATCGCCGTCACCCAGGGCTTCCTGCTCGGCTCGGCCGTGCTGATGACGATCCCGATGGCGATGACCCTCGTCTCGCGGGTCGCACCACACTCCGTCGCCCGATGGGCCACGGTGGGTGCCGCTGGCTTCATGACGATCGTCCAGGCGGCGTCGCTGCTCGTCGGCAGCAACACTCTGCACTACCTCTACTTCTCCGTGATCGAGATCGCGACTACCGGATTCCTCGCCTACTACGCCGCCTTCCGCTGGCGCGGTGATCGGTCCGGGGAGGGCTGA
- a CDS encoding arylsulfatase — protein sequence MSGPEPQDRPNIVVVCTDQWRGDALSVAGHPIVKTPTLDRFANRGVRFTNAYSATPTCVPARMALMSGLSQHAHGRLGYQDGIPFDADPTLPSALRDAGYQTQAIGKMHYSPERVRIGFDDVTLHDGYLHAARGKERGVEWYDDYLVWLRDQAGEPAVSDYFDDGVNCNSVTARPWDRPERLHPTNWAVTESIRWLYRRDPTRPFFLYLSFHRPHPPYNPPRWAFEQYLDPSLPDHEPPVGDWAEYFEAHRDDHDDQANVAQYDTQTRNRARAGYYGNITHIDHQMNRFLESLQEFGVADNTYVLFTSDHGEMLGDHHLWRKGYPYEGSARVPMLLTGPDIPAGQVLDDVVELRDVMPTLLTAAGVDVPEQVEGVPLQHAFAAGADPDGGARVREALHGEHVLLGESIQWIRSGDHLYVWFSGTGREQLFDVAADRDQVRDLAAAPEAQGRLAELRALLVEALSGRDCVAGGQLVAGLDPVLVLDPADRARGRLT from the coding sequence ATGAGCGGGCCCGAGCCGCAGGACCGCCCGAACATCGTGGTCGTGTGCACCGACCAGTGGCGCGGGGATGCGCTCTCGGTGGCTGGGCACCCGATCGTGAAGACCCCCACGCTGGATCGGTTCGCCAATCGCGGCGTGCGCTTCACGAACGCCTACTCGGCTACTCCCACCTGCGTGCCGGCGCGGATGGCCCTGATGTCCGGGCTCTCCCAGCATGCGCACGGGCGGCTCGGGTACCAGGACGGGATTCCCTTCGACGCCGATCCGACGCTGCCCAGCGCGCTGCGTGACGCCGGCTACCAGACCCAGGCGATCGGCAAGATGCACTACAGCCCGGAGCGGGTGCGGATCGGGTTCGACGATGTCACCCTGCACGACGGGTACCTGCATGCTGCCCGCGGCAAGGAGCGGGGCGTGGAGTGGTACGACGACTACCTGGTCTGGCTGCGCGACCAAGCCGGGGAGCCCGCCGTCTCGGACTACTTCGACGACGGGGTGAACTGCAACTCGGTGACCGCTCGTCCCTGGGACCGGCCGGAGCGCCTGCACCCGACGAACTGGGCGGTGACCGAGTCGATCCGGTGGCTGTACCGCCGCGACCCCACCCGACCGTTCTTCCTTTACCTCTCCTTCCACCGGCCGCACCCGCCCTACAACCCGCCGCGATGGGCGTTCGAGCAGTACCTCGACCCGTCCTTGCCTGATCACGAGCCGCCGGTGGGGGACTGGGCCGAGTATTTCGAAGCCCATCGCGACGATCACGACGACCAGGCCAACGTCGCCCAGTACGACACCCAGACGCGCAACCGGGCCCGCGCCGGCTACTACGGCAACATCACCCACATCGACCACCAGATGAACCGGTTCCTGGAGTCCCTCCAGGAGTTCGGCGTCGCGGACAACACCTACGTCCTGTTCACGTCCGACCACGGGGAGATGCTCGGCGACCACCACCTGTGGCGGAAGGGCTACCCGTACGAGGGGTCGGCCCGGGTGCCGATGCTGCTCACCGGACCGGATATCCCTGCCGGCCAGGTCCTCGACGACGTCGTGGAGCTGCGTGACGTGATGCCGACGCTGCTCACCGCGGCTGGGGTGGACGTGCCCGAGCAGGTGGAAGGGGTGCCGCTGCAGCACGCCTTCGCCGCCGGTGCAGACCCCGACGGCGGAGCCCGCGTTCGTGAGGCACTGCACGGTGAGCATGTGCTGCTCGGAGAGTCCATCCAGTGGATCCGTTCCGGGGACCACCTGTACGTGTGGTTCTCCGGGACCGGGCGCGAGCAGCTGTTCGACGTGGCGGCTGACCGCGACCAAGTGCGGGACCTGGCGGCAGCGCCGGAGGCGCAGGGCCGGCTGGCCGAGCTGCGGGCGTTGTTGGTGGAGGCGCTGTCCGGCCGGGACTGCGTGGCAGGCGGTCAGCTCGTTGCCGGACTGGACCCGGTGTTGGTGCTCGATCCGGCCGACCGGGCGCGTGGCCGGCTCACCTGA
- a CDS encoding dipeptidase, whose translation MDETDGHGAENLSGSDSREDHPDLEQLAVAVRGLMPQALSDLAELVAFRSVQDPAVEDPEQCRLAAEWVRHHLLDLGLANTALVRTPDGSDAVIGDYQGPPGAPRVLLYAHYDVQPASVTEAWASDPFTLTERDGRYYGRGAADCKGSVVSHLTALRALAATGEAELPVSLTVVVEGSEEQGTGGLEQYVAAHPERFDADVIIIQDTGNVVVGQPTLTVALRGMADVVVRVESLAGELHSGAFGGAAPDALAALVSMLATLRDAEGNTTIDGLAADGVWPGTAYDEATFRTDAGLREGAHVLGSGTVADMVWARPAVTIIGIDAPPVVGAPSAIQPTAAARLNLRVPPGADAAAAADLLMAHLQRVAPWGVHVTTELQGVGAPFAARTDTPEFETLSTALSQAFGTSAVTAGQGGSIPLTAALASAHPDASIVMLGLSDPASQMHAPNESVHPAELEHTAVGVATFLRRLGARA comes from the coding sequence GTGGACGAGACTGACGGCCACGGAGCCGAGAACCTATCGGGATCGGACTCCCGGGAAGATCATCCCGATCTCGAACAGCTGGCCGTCGCCGTCCGTGGGCTGATGCCCCAGGCGCTCTCGGACCTGGCCGAGCTGGTGGCGTTCCGTTCGGTCCAGGACCCAGCGGTCGAGGACCCGGAACAGTGCCGCCTCGCCGCCGAGTGGGTGCGTCACCACCTCCTCGATCTCGGCCTGGCCAATACGGCACTGGTGCGCACTCCGGACGGTAGCGACGCCGTCATCGGCGACTACCAGGGCCCACCTGGCGCGCCTCGGGTGCTCCTGTACGCCCACTACGACGTCCAGCCGGCCTCCGTGACCGAGGCTTGGGCGAGCGATCCGTTCACACTGACCGAACGGGACGGGCGCTACTACGGGCGCGGCGCCGCGGACTGCAAGGGCAGTGTGGTCTCACACCTCACGGCGTTGCGTGCGCTCGCTGCCACCGGTGAAGCCGAGCTCCCTGTCTCCCTCACTGTGGTGGTCGAAGGATCCGAGGAGCAGGGCACCGGCGGGCTGGAGCAGTACGTGGCCGCGCACCCGGAACGGTTCGACGCCGATGTGATCATCATTCAGGACACCGGGAACGTGGTGGTCGGCCAGCCCACCCTCACCGTGGCGCTGCGTGGGATGGCTGACGTGGTGGTGCGGGTCGAGTCCCTCGCCGGAGAGTTGCATTCCGGGGCGTTCGGGGGAGCAGCCCCCGATGCGCTCGCAGCGCTGGTCTCGATGCTCGCGACACTGCGTGACGCGGAAGGCAACACCACGATCGATGGTCTGGCCGCCGACGGGGTATGGCCCGGCACCGCCTACGACGAAGCGACCTTCCGGACCGACGCCGGCCTGCGTGAGGGCGCGCACGTGCTGGGCTCGGGCACGGTGGCCGACATGGTCTGGGCGCGCCCCGCCGTCACCATCATCGGTATCGACGCCCCGCCCGTGGTCGGGGCACCTTCGGCGATCCAGCCGACGGCGGCCGCTCGCCTGAACCTGCGCGTGCCACCGGGTGCGGATGCTGCTGCCGCTGCTGATCTGCTGATGGCGCACCTGCAGCGGGTGGCACCGTGGGGCGTGCACGTGACCACCGAGCTGCAGGGCGTCGGCGCACCGTTCGCCGCCCGCACCGATACCCCCGAGTTCGAGACCTTGAGCACCGCCCTGAGCCAAGCGTTCGGCACATCGGCTGTCACCGCCGGTCAGGGCGGCTCCATTCCCCTGACGGCGGCCCTCGCCTCCGCGCACCCGGACGCCTCCATCGTGATGCTGGGGCTGAGCGATCCGGCCTCGCAGATGCACGCCCCGAACGAGAGCGTGCACCCGGCCGAACTGGAGCACACCGCCGTCGGGGTCGCGACGTTCCTGCGCCGCCTGGGAGCACGCGCATGA
- a CDS encoding response regulator, with protein MATDAHPAGRVMIVDDHEIVRRGIAEVIDAADDLTVVAEAATVAEATRRGALTRPDLLLVDLQLQDGTGLDVIRAVRAERPEIRAVVLTAFSDEDARAAALEAGAHAFVLKTVRGADIAAVVRAVVAGRTLLRESGGAPTGADDPTRALTPTERRIVTLIGDGLSNREIAESLGVAEKTVKNHVTSLLAKMGLQRRTQVAAWVAGHRGGHWRTAPAP; from the coding sequence ATGGCCACCGATGCGCACCCGGCAGGTCGGGTGATGATCGTGGACGATCACGAGATCGTCCGGCGCGGTATCGCCGAAGTGATCGACGCCGCCGACGACCTGACCGTGGTGGCGGAAGCGGCCACGGTCGCCGAGGCCACCCGCCGTGGCGCGCTCACTCGCCCGGACCTGCTCCTGGTGGACCTGCAGCTCCAGGACGGCACCGGCCTGGACGTGATCCGTGCCGTGCGGGCCGAGCGGCCCGAGATCCGGGCCGTGGTGCTCACCGCCTTCAGTGACGAAGACGCCCGCGCTGCCGCGCTCGAGGCCGGGGCGCACGCGTTCGTCCTCAAGACGGTGCGCGGCGCCGATATTGCCGCGGTGGTCCGCGCCGTGGTAGCCGGCCGCACCCTGCTGCGCGAGTCGGGTGGAGCTCCCACGGGCGCGGACGACCCGACCCGCGCACTCACCCCCACCGAGCGCCGCATCGTCACCCTCATCGGCGACGGGCTCTCCAACCGGGAGATCGCCGAGTCCCTCGGGGTGGCCGAGAAGACGGTGAAGAACCACGTCACCTCCCTGCTGGCCAAGATGGGCCTGCAGCGTCGCACCCAGGTGGCTGCCTGGGTGGCCGGCCACCGTGGCGGTCATTGGCGCACCGCACCGGCTCCGTGA
- a CDS encoding DoxX family protein: MNLSARHPIVADLALAVTRIVIGIIFVAHGWQKVSTFGIAGTAEGFTQMGVPLPTASAWFTAIVELGGGAALILGILTPIAGALLLLNMVGALVLVHAGAGIFVTDGGWELVAALGSAALALTALGAGRFSLDSAIFARRRRE; this comes from the coding sequence ATGAACCTCAGTGCACGCCACCCCATCGTGGCTGATCTCGCCCTGGCCGTGACGCGCATCGTCATCGGCATCATCTTCGTCGCACACGGCTGGCAGAAGGTCTCCACCTTCGGGATCGCCGGTACTGCAGAGGGTTTCACCCAGATGGGCGTTCCGCTGCCCACCGCCTCCGCATGGTTCACTGCGATCGTCGAGCTCGGCGGTGGCGCCGCCCTCATCCTCGGCATTCTCACCCCGATCGCCGGAGCGCTCCTCTTGCTCAACATGGTCGGCGCACTCGTCCTGGTGCACGCCGGCGCCGGGATCTTCGTCACGGACGGCGGTTGGGAACTCGTCGCCGCACTCGGATCGGCAGCGCTCGCACTCACGGCACTGGGGGCCGGTCGGTTCTCACTCGACTCTGCCATTTTCGCTCGACGCCGCCGAGAGTAG
- a CDS encoding LacI family DNA-binding transcriptional regulator → MTTLREVAAAAGVSMATVSRALAGSTIVAARTRERVSQIAAELDYQPNRAARQLVTGRGQAIGLVVPDLQNAFYASVATGMQRRVRAAGLNAMIGDTDEDPARELEVLSQLAMVCDGAVLASSRTSDADLAEVAGRTRVVLVNRVLEGVPAVVGDNADGMAQAVAHLAALGHTRIGYAGGPATSWSDARRREGLATAARRELTADGVVDLGAFRPGSAGGIAAADRALANGVTAILAFNDQLALGILGRLADRGVAVPQQMSVVGFDDVPVARLLAPPLTTVSVPALEMGSAAVDLLLSSEEPATRVLPVELQVRRSTAEPARHSGRT, encoded by the coding sequence GTGACGACATTGCGCGAGGTCGCTGCGGCCGCGGGCGTGTCCATGGCGACCGTCTCGCGCGCCCTCGCAGGTTCCACGATCGTCGCCGCGCGCACCCGGGAGCGGGTCAGTCAGATCGCCGCCGAGCTCGACTACCAGCCGAACCGGGCGGCCCGCCAGCTCGTCACCGGGCGCGGACAGGCGATCGGCCTGGTGGTGCCCGACCTGCAGAACGCCTTCTACGCCTCCGTGGCCACCGGGATGCAGCGGCGGGTCCGCGCCGCCGGCCTGAACGCGATGATCGGCGACACCGACGAGGATCCCGCCCGCGAGCTCGAGGTGCTCAGCCAGCTGGCGATGGTGTGCGACGGGGCCGTGCTCGCGTCGTCACGCACCAGCGATGCTGACCTTGCCGAGGTGGCCGGCAGGACCCGGGTGGTGCTGGTGAACCGCGTGCTCGAGGGCGTCCCCGCCGTCGTGGGGGACAACGCCGACGGGATGGCCCAGGCGGTCGCGCATCTGGCTGCCCTGGGCCACACCCGGATCGGGTACGCGGGCGGTCCGGCGACTTCCTGGTCCGATGCCCGCCGCCGTGAGGGGCTCGCCACTGCGGCGCGGCGCGAGCTGACCGCCGATGGCGTGGTGGACCTGGGCGCTTTTCGCCCGGGGTCGGCCGGTGGCATCGCCGCGGCTGATCGTGCCCTGGCCAACGGCGTGACGGCGATCCTCGCCTTCAATGACCAGCTTGCCCTGGGCATCCTGGGCCGCCTGGCTGACCGTGGTGTGGCAGTGCCGCAGCAGATGAGCGTGGTGGGCTTCGACGACGTCCCGGTCGCCCGACTCCTTGCCCCGCCGTTGACCACGGTGTCCGTGCCCGCGCTGGAGATGGGCTCTGCGGCTGTCGACCTCCTGCTCAGCTCCGAGGAGCCTGCCACCCGAGTGCTGCCGGTGGAGCTGCAGGTGCGGCGGTCCACCGCCGAGCCTGCGAGGCACTCAGGTCGTACGTGA
- the eda gene encoding bifunctional 4-hydroxy-2-oxoglutarate aldolase/2-dehydro-3-deoxy-phosphogluconate aldolase, translated as MTQQSAELVEKIGAARLVPVVVLDDAASAAPLAEALVAGGLPVAEVTFRTSAAVESIRAVSARGDMLVGAGTVLTPEQVDAAVDAGASYVVSPGFSQAVVRRCLERGVLPLPGAVTATEVQAALAEGLDVVKFFPAETSGGAKAIKALAAPFGGLQFVPTGGIGPKNVAEYTAVSAVLAVGGSWMVPRDEIAAGNFDRVAELTREAVALVAG; from the coding sequence ATGACGCAGCAGTCCGCCGAACTCGTCGAGAAGATCGGCGCCGCCCGACTGGTTCCCGTCGTGGTGCTCGACGACGCCGCCTCGGCCGCCCCGCTCGCCGAAGCCCTGGTCGCCGGTGGCCTGCCGGTCGCCGAGGTGACCTTCCGAACCTCGGCGGCTGTGGAGTCGATCCGTGCGGTGTCGGCCCGCGGCGACATGCTCGTCGGTGCCGGCACCGTCCTCACCCCCGAGCAGGTCGATGCCGCGGTGGACGCCGGCGCGTCCTACGTCGTCTCCCCCGGCTTCTCCCAGGCCGTGGTGCGTCGCTGCCTCGAGCGTGGCGTGCTGCCCCTGCCGGGTGCCGTCACGGCCACCGAGGTACAGGCCGCGCTCGCTGAGGGACTGGACGTGGTGAAGTTCTTCCCCGCGGAGACCTCCGGTGGGGCGAAGGCCATCAAGGCGCTCGCTGCTCCGTTCGGTGGTCTGCAGTTCGTTCCCACCGGCGGGATCGGCCCGAAGAACGTGGCCGAGTACACCGCCGTCAGTGCTGTGCTCGCGGTGGGTGGCAGCTGGATGGTGCCGCGGGACGAGATCGCGGCCGGGAACTTCGACCGGGTCGCTGAGCTGACCCGCGAGGCCGTCGCGTTGGTCGCCGGCTGA
- a CDS encoding sugar kinase — protein sequence MSLTIRPASECRYDVVSLGEIMLRMDPGEGRIRTTRNFRVWEGGGEYNVARGLRRAFGLRAAAVTALADNEVGRLVEDCMLTGGVDTSFITWVPYDGIGREVRNGLNFTERGFGVRGAVGVSDRGNTAISQMKPGQVDWDHLFGELGVRWLHTGGIFAALSDSTADVVIEAVTAAKKHGTIVSYDLNYRPSLWKTIGGQAKAQQVNTAIAPHIDVMIGNEEDFTASLGFEVKGTGDNLDNLDIDNFKAMINTASDAFRNFQVIGTTLRTVHTASDNDWGAIAWSREEGFAEATHREHLEIMDRVGGGDSFASGLIYGLLEGEPIQTAVEYGAAHGALAMSTPGDTTMVTKAEVLKLAGGGSARVDR from the coding sequence ATGAGCCTGACCATCCGCCCCGCATCCGAGTGCCGCTACGACGTCGTCTCCCTGGGCGAGATCATGCTTCGCATGGACCCCGGTGAGGGCCGCATCCGCACCACCCGCAACTTCCGCGTCTGGGAGGGAGGCGGCGAGTACAACGTGGCCCGCGGCCTGCGCCGCGCCTTCGGCCTGCGCGCCGCCGCCGTGACCGCCCTCGCCGACAACGAAGTGGGCCGCCTGGTGGAGGACTGCATGCTCACCGGTGGGGTGGACACCTCGTTCATCACCTGGGTGCCCTACGACGGCATCGGCCGTGAGGTGCGCAACGGGCTCAACTTCACCGAGCGCGGGTTCGGAGTGCGCGGCGCCGTCGGGGTCTCCGACCGCGGCAACACGGCGATCAGCCAGATGAAGCCGGGGCAGGTGGACTGGGACCACCTCTTCGGTGAGCTCGGCGTGCGCTGGCTGCACACCGGCGGCATCTTCGCCGCCCTGTCCGACTCCACGGCGGACGTGGTGATCGAGGCAGTCACTGCTGCGAAGAAGCACGGCACGATCGTCTCCTACGACCTCAACTACCGGCCCAGCCTGTGGAAGACCATCGGCGGCCAGGCCAAGGCGCAGCAGGTCAACACCGCGATCGCACCGCACATCGACGTGATGATCGGCAACGAAGAGGACTTCACCGCCTCCCTCGGCTTCGAGGTGAAGGGCACCGGGGACAACCTGGACAACCTCGACATCGACAACTTCAAGGCGATGATCAACACCGCCTCGGACGCGTTCCGGAACTTCCAGGTGATCGGCACCACGCTGCGCACCGTGCACACCGCCTCCGACAACGACTGGGGCGCCATTGCCTGGTCCCGCGAGGAGGGCTTCGCCGAGGCCACGCACCGGGAACACCTGGAGATCATGGACCGGGTGGGCGGCGGCGACTCGTTCGCCTCCGGCCTCATCTACGGCCTGCTCGAGGGCGAGCCGATCCAGACGGCGGTGGAGTACGGGGCAGCGCACGGCGCCCTGGCCATGTCCACCCCGGGCGACACCACGATGGTCACCAAGGCCGAGGTGCTCAAGCTCGCCGGCGGCGGGAGCGCACGCGTGGATCGCTGA